A window of Natrinema versiforme contains these coding sequences:
- a CDS encoding ribonuclease H — MAAHGRPALRDLFDESPTPHIAHPPRTHHRDFYVATDGSFRGSGGGLGAVIETRDGTRVARVSTADTPPDNNVAEYRALHLGLDVLAARAPRDAAVGVLIDHDALASNVNSAILATRHPDGKPPRPVSVPAATRYHWRGIQARLNGFDEVRAARIDSDQNPAHPLANAPDQYRHVNRELDRCVLPETPEPAAGEFPPPSRADRNSGGRASD, encoded by the coding sequence ATGGCCGCTCACGGCCGGCCCGCACTACGGGATCTGTTCGACGAGTCGCCCACACCCCATATCGCCCATCCGCCGCGGACCCATCATCGTGACTTCTACGTCGCCACCGACGGGTCTTTCCGGGGATCGGGCGGTGGGCTGGGTGCCGTTATCGAAACACGCGACGGTACCCGCGTCGCACGCGTCTCGACTGCGGACACGCCGCCGGACAACAACGTCGCGGAGTATCGGGCGCTCCACCTCGGACTCGACGTCCTCGCAGCGCGAGCGCCGCGAGACGCCGCTGTCGGCGTCCTCATCGATCACGACGCGCTCGCCAGTAACGTCAACAGTGCCATCCTCGCGACGCGGCACCCGGACGGAAAACCACCCCGTCCCGTCTCCGTCCCGGCCGCGACGCGATATCACTGGCGCGGGATTCAGGCCCGACTCAACGGGTTCGACGAGGTTCGAGCCGCGCGGATCGACAGCGATCAGAACCCCGCTCACCCGCTCGCGAACGCGCCGGACCAGTACCGCCACGTCAACCGCGAACTCGACCGCTGTGTCCTCCCCGAGACGCCGGAGCCGGCGGCCGGCGAGTTCCCGCCGCCGTCTCGAGCCGATCGGAACAGCGGTGGCCGCGCGTCCGACTGA
- a CDS encoding DUF2240 family protein, producing the protein MSLRVAVAAPFIQNGTRRLKENEFVVALSLDRDWFSPDQAKRLIDIATGEGLLERGDDGLEVAFDPAEVTVPEEFVPDEDLLRERSAFERVLDSLVAEGMAKHEAVGAINTLQRDLGLTIEAAAVVYARREGIDTDDLVPIARAAVVDTEEG; encoded by the coding sequence ATGAGCCTCCGCGTCGCGGTCGCCGCCCCGTTCATTCAGAACGGGACCCGTCGGCTGAAGGAAAACGAGTTCGTCGTCGCCCTCTCGCTCGACCGGGACTGGTTCTCCCCCGATCAGGCCAAGCGACTGATCGACATCGCCACCGGCGAGGGCCTGCTCGAGCGCGGCGACGACGGCCTCGAGGTCGCGTTCGATCCCGCCGAGGTGACGGTGCCCGAGGAGTTCGTCCCCGACGAGGACCTCCTGCGGGAACGGTCGGCGTTCGAACGCGTCCTCGACTCGCTGGTCGCCGAGGGGATGGCGAAACACGAGGCGGTCGGCGCGATCAACACCCTCCAGCGGGACCTCGGGCTGACGATCGAGGCCGCCGCGGTGGTCTACGCCCGCCGCGAGGGGATCGATACCGACGACCTCGTTCCGATCGCCCGGGCGGCCGTCGTCGACACCGAAGAGGGTTAA
- a CDS encoding HAD family hydrolase — translation MPQAVVFDLDYTLAVPRRTRATILEEATAATGAPSLTRDAYLEAHRRNLTSETREPIFADLLEGAESDADPAAVATAYRETISDSLEPLPGVESMLADLRGEYRVGLLTNGPVRAQRDKLETLGWEDAFDAALVTGELEAGKPDPRAFEAITDALGVDPVDAVYVGDEVEADIRGATEAGMRAIQVVLEDGSEPDSRAVAHVEQAEIAATLPDIIADLE, via the coding sequence ATGCCACAGGCGGTCGTCTTCGACCTCGATTACACGCTCGCCGTTCCCCGACGGACTCGGGCGACCATCCTCGAGGAAGCCACGGCCGCAACGGGTGCGCCGTCGCTCACTCGCGACGCGTACCTCGAGGCCCATCGCCGGAACCTCACCAGCGAGACGCGCGAACCCATTTTCGCCGACCTGCTCGAGGGGGCCGAGAGCGACGCCGATCCGGCCGCCGTCGCGACGGCCTACCGGGAGACGATTTCGGACTCCCTCGAGCCCCTGCCGGGCGTCGAATCCATGCTCGCCGACCTGCGGGGTGAGTACCGGGTCGGCCTGCTCACGAACGGCCCCGTCCGGGCCCAGCGGGACAAACTCGAGACGCTGGGCTGGGAGGACGCCTTCGACGCCGCGCTGGTCACCGGTGAACTCGAGGCCGGCAAGCCCGACCCCCGCGCGTTCGAGGCGATCACCGACGCGCTGGGCGTCGATCCCGTCGACGCGGTCTACGTCGGCGACGAGGTCGAGGCCGATATTCGGGGCGCGACCGAGGCGGGGATGCGAGCGATTCAGGTGGTGCTCGAGGACGGTTCGGAGCCCGATTCGCGCGCGGTCGCACACGTCGAGCAGGCGGAGATCGCCGCGACGCTGCCGGACATCATCGCGGATCTCGAGTAA
- a CDS encoding cation:proton antiporter, with amino-acid sequence MATETALVDVGILFIAAAFAGICSSRIDQSVIPFYIITGMLLGSNVLGELPALAGSEVGVAGVTVTVPDVTIGGVDVLAAVSGLSLGETDFIVIGAEIGIVLLLFFLGLEFNLDRLLASRDRIGKAGSVDLAINFGIGLGFGYLVFGGFLAAFLTAGIVYISSSAIITKSLIDLGWIANDEAEPLLGTLVYEDLFIAVYLAIVSALVLGGGDVGEAMGQIGVAIGVIIALLALVTFGTDFFQRFLDADTNEFVVVRALGVTILVAGAALALGVSEAVAAFFVGMAFASTDHAHDLERLLEPLRDAFAVIFFFWIGLVTDPGLFTLSVLGMIVAGVVVTTPTKIVSGYLGGRIYDLDDRRSLRVGFGMATRGEFSLIIASLALSGAGTGIAAETAQTLYAFTVGYVLVMSILGTSLMQYSSRIEPVVVSALERRRAGPAQSSED; translated from the coding sequence GTGGCGACTGAAACGGCGCTCGTCGACGTCGGGATCCTCTTCATCGCGGCGGCGTTCGCCGGGATCTGCTCGAGTCGGATCGATCAGTCGGTGATTCCATTCTACATCATTACCGGGATGCTGCTGGGGTCGAACGTGCTTGGTGAACTCCCCGCACTCGCCGGCAGCGAGGTCGGCGTCGCCGGCGTCACGGTCACTGTTCCCGACGTGACGATCGGCGGCGTCGACGTGCTGGCAGCGGTCAGCGGCCTCTCCCTCGGCGAAACCGACTTCATCGTCATCGGCGCGGAGATCGGGATCGTCCTCCTGTTGTTCTTCCTCGGTCTCGAGTTCAACCTGGACCGGCTGCTCGCGAGCAGGGATCGGATCGGCAAGGCGGGGAGCGTCGATCTGGCGATCAACTTCGGTATCGGACTGGGCTTCGGCTATCTCGTCTTCGGGGGCTTCCTCGCGGCGTTTCTCACGGCCGGCATCGTCTACATCTCCTCGAGTGCGATCATCACGAAGTCGCTGATCGATTTGGGGTGGATCGCGAACGACGAGGCCGAACCGCTGCTGGGGACGCTCGTCTACGAGGACCTCTTTATCGCGGTCTATCTGGCGATCGTGTCCGCGCTCGTCCTCGGGGGCGGCGACGTCGGCGAAGCGATGGGGCAGATCGGGGTCGCGATCGGCGTCATCATCGCCCTGCTCGCGCTCGTCACGTTTGGGACCGACTTCTTCCAGCGCTTTCTCGACGCCGATACCAACGAGTTCGTCGTCGTCCGCGCGCTCGGCGTCACGATTCTGGTCGCCGGCGCCGCGCTCGCGCTGGGCGTCAGCGAGGCCGTCGCCGCGTTCTTCGTCGGCATGGCCTTCGCGTCGACCGACCACGCCCACGACTTAGAGCGGTTGCTCGAGCCGCTCCGGGACGCCTTCGCGGTGATCTTCTTCTTCTGGATCGGGCTCGTCACCGATCCGGGGCTGTTCACGCTCTCGGTGCTCGGGATGATCGTCGCCGGCGTGGTCGTGACGACGCCGACGAAGATCGTCAGCGGCTACCTCGGCGGCCGGATCTACGACCTCGACGACCGCCGATCGCTCCGGGTCGGGTTCGGGATGGCGACCCGCGGCGAGTTCTCGCTGATCATCGCCAGCCTCGCGCTCTCGGGTGCCGGGACCGGCATCGCCGCGGAGACGGCACAGACGCTGTACGCCTTCACCGTCGGCTACGTCCTCGTCATGAGCATCCTCGGCACGTCGCTCATGCAGTACTCGAGTCGGATCGAACCCGTCGTCGTCTCGGCGCTCGAGCGCAGGCGTGCGGGGCCGGCCCAGTCGAGCGAGGACTGA
- a CDS encoding cation:proton antiporter regulatory subunit — MAIYESDLPGVGKKFEVELDGDERLVIVTHNTGKREVYLKSDADADSDKLFEVSDRLARKIGTILEGAYFQPVQAEQVETMLSDDTYLEWYGVAEGAEVAGRSLAEANIRDRTGVSIVAIQRGEELISPPTPETILEVGDTLVVIGDREDCAQFEELLGAGLEE, encoded by the coding sequence ATGGCTATCTACGAGAGCGACCTCCCCGGCGTCGGGAAGAAGTTCGAGGTCGAACTCGACGGCGACGAACGGCTCGTTATCGTGACCCACAACACGGGAAAACGGGAGGTCTACCTGAAGTCGGACGCGGACGCCGACAGCGACAAACTGTTCGAGGTCTCCGACCGGCTCGCCCGGAAGATCGGGACGATTCTCGAGGGGGCGTACTTCCAGCCGGTACAGGCCGAACAGGTCGAGACGATGCTCTCCGACGACACCTACCTCGAGTGGTACGGCGTCGCCGAGGGTGCCGAGGTCGCCGGTCGGAGCCTCGCCGAGGCAAATATCCGCGATCGGACGGGGGTCTCCATCGTCGCCATTCAGCGCGGCGAGGAACTGATCTCGCCGCCGACGCCGGAGACGATCCTCGAGGTCGGCGACACGTTAGTCGTCATCGGCGACCGCGAGGACTGCGCCCAGTTCGAGGAACTGCTCGGAGCCGGACTCGAAGAGTGA
- a CDS encoding methylglyoxal synthase: MTRVALIAHDEKKPDIIEFARTHEEQLQQYDLIATGTTGARLMEETDLEIERKESGPLGGDLMIGAEVAEDRLDGIVFLRDPLRAQAHEPDISALLRICDVHDTALATNLASATFLIEGLAE; the protein is encoded by the coding sequence ATGACACGCGTCGCGCTGATCGCCCACGACGAGAAGAAACCGGATATTATCGAGTTCGCACGGACGCACGAGGAGCAACTGCAGCAGTACGACCTGATCGCGACCGGGACCACGGGCGCGCGGCTCATGGAAGAGACCGACCTCGAGATCGAGCGCAAGGAATCGGGCCCGCTCGGCGGGGACCTGATGATCGGTGCCGAAGTCGCGGAGGACCGCCTCGACGGGATCGTCTTCCTCCGCGATCCGCTGCGAGCGCAGGCCCATGAGCCCGATATCTCGGCGCTGTTGCGGATCTGTGACGTCCACGACACGGCGCTCGCGACGAACCTCGCGTCCGCGACGTTTCTCATCGAAGGGCTCGCGGAGTGA
- a CDS encoding class I SAM-dependent methyltransferase, giving the protein MDDPTEPGDRSARHVWSAGRYPAMAPNMLPAIARLVNVAGIDPGNRVLDVGCGTGNAALTARRAGADVVGLDLAHNMLELARDNAALAGYDDIGWLTGDAETLPVPDDAFDVVLSNFGHVFAPDSTRAGAELRRVTRPGGRVCFTAWSPNGVVGDLTDVLTDHVADPPSDPRSHLQWGDPAFVREQFADVADCSFQRRLLEFRYATPHHFWREFAEESGPLSPVLRRMDDDDARAALRRDAVAALEEWFGDNAIRVEYLQVRAVVE; this is encoded by the coding sequence ATGGACGACCCGACCGAACCCGGCGACCGATCGGCGAGACACGTCTGGTCGGCCGGCCGGTACCCCGCGATGGCCCCGAACATGCTGCCCGCCATCGCGCGACTGGTCAACGTCGCCGGCATCGATCCGGGCAACCGCGTCCTCGACGTCGGCTGCGGGACCGGCAACGCCGCGCTGACGGCCCGCCGAGCGGGGGCCGACGTCGTCGGTCTCGATCTCGCCCACAACATGCTCGAACTCGCCCGCGACAACGCGGCGCTGGCCGGCTACGACGACATCGGCTGGCTCACCGGCGACGCAGAGACCCTCCCCGTGCCCGACGACGCGTTCGATGTCGTCCTCTCGAACTTCGGCCACGTGTTCGCGCCGGACTCGACCCGCGCCGGCGCGGAACTCCGGCGCGTGACGAGGCCCGGCGGACGCGTCTGTTTCACCGCGTGGTCGCCCAACGGCGTCGTCGGGGATCTCACTGACGTCCTGACCGACCACGTCGCAGACCCGCCGAGCGATCCCCGGTCGCACCTGCAGTGGGGCGATCCCGCGTTCGTCCGCGAGCAGTTCGCCGACGTCGCAGACTGCTCGTTCCAGCGCCGCCTCCTCGAGTTCCGGTACGCGACACCCCATCACTTCTGGCGCGAGTTCGCCGAGGAGTCCGGCCCGCTCTCGCCGGTGCTCCGCCGTATGGACGACGACGACGCGCGGGCCGCGCTCCGTCGGGACGCCGTCGCGGCCCTCGAGGAGTGGTTCGGGGATAACGCGATCCGCGTCGAGTACCTCCAAGTGCGGGCCGTCGTCGAGTGA
- a CDS encoding haloacid dehalogenase type II yields MSFDPDAVETIAFDSYGTLVDVSAVADPLSEHVDEHDPELVANLWRERSLSYAMVGNAIGEYDSFYEMNRHALRYALETIGVDIGADEREELLSKYHDLPVFDDVHDGIERLRDAGYDCYIVSNGSEDMLESLLEEAELGDLIRDTVSADEIQQFKPQPELYRHAADRIGTPIGEIAFVAAGWWDVPGGSNAGMQGVWIDRQDTLWGPYEMDPDLTVESVHELADTLDA; encoded by the coding sequence ATGTCCTTCGACCCCGACGCGGTCGAAACGATCGCGTTCGATTCCTATGGCACGCTCGTGGACGTCTCGGCCGTCGCCGACCCCCTCTCGGAACACGTCGACGAACACGATCCCGAACTCGTCGCGAACCTCTGGCGGGAGCGGTCGCTGTCGTACGCGATGGTCGGCAACGCGATCGGCGAGTACGACTCGTTCTACGAGATGAACCGCCACGCGTTACGGTACGCCCTCGAGACGATCGGCGTCGATATCGGCGCGGACGAGCGCGAGGAACTCCTCTCGAAATATCACGATCTGCCGGTCTTCGACGATGTCCACGACGGCATCGAGCGGTTACGCGACGCGGGCTACGACTGCTACATCGTCTCGAACGGCAGCGAGGACATGCTCGAGTCGCTGCTCGAGGAGGCCGAACTCGGCGATCTGATCCGCGACACGGTCAGCGCCGACGAGATCCAGCAGTTCAAACCCCAACCCGAACTCTACCGCCACGCCGCCGACCGGATCGGCACGCCGATCGGGGAGATCGCGTTCGTGGCCGCGGGCTGGTGGGACGTACCGGGTGGTAGCAACGCCGGGATGCAGGGCGTCTGGATCGACCGGCAGGACACCCTCTGGGGACCCTACGAGATGGACCCGGATCTGACCGTCGAGAGCGTCCACGAACTCGCAGACACGCTCGACGCCTAG
- a CDS encoding helix-turn-helix domain-containing protein produces MSEQVVLTSNTAPDAVDDVPPSAKLVLTVLAHEGSLTQSRLAEETMLPARTVRYALKQLEEHDLVTSQISFSDARQHVYSLNTDRFADPAS; encoded by the coding sequence ATGAGTGAACAGGTCGTTCTCACGTCGAACACCGCTCCGGACGCCGTCGACGATGTCCCGCCGAGTGCCAAACTCGTGTTGACCGTCCTCGCACACGAGGGAAGCCTCACACAGTCCCGACTCGCCGAGGAAACGATGCTTCCCGCCCGAACGGTTCGCTACGCGCTGAAACAGCTCGAGGAACACGACCTCGTCACCTCGCAGATCTCCTTTTCGGACGCCAGACAGCACGTCTATTCGCTGAATACCGACCGGTTCGCGGACCCGGCGTCGTAG
- a CDS encoding ring-cleaving dioxygenase gives MPADIPGIHHVTAIGSDPRRNLEFYTETLGLRLVKRSVNQDDVSVYHLFYGDRGGNPGTSMTFFPYPDARQGQVGTGQASAVAFLIPDGAVDFWTDRLADAGVDADEPHERFGDTVIPFRDPDGLPLELVARADAPAGDPPEGPVSDEHAIRGFFGVTLSLSTADPTEGVLETMGYAETDSDGSRRRYESDGELGYVVDICEEPQAPRGQPGAGTVHHVAFRTTADDQPEWRTVLQGEGLRPTEIIDRKWFESVYVREHGGVLFEFATKEPGYTVDEDLESLGERLVLPEWLESRRDEIEAGLPDLSLD, from the coding sequence ATGCCCGCAGACATTCCCGGCATCCACCACGTGACGGCCATCGGGAGCGACCCCCGACGTAACCTCGAGTTCTACACCGAGACGCTCGGGCTCCGGTTGGTGAAGCGCAGCGTCAATCAGGACGACGTCTCGGTCTATCACCTGTTCTACGGCGACCGCGGCGGGAACCCCGGGACGAGCATGACGTTCTTCCCGTACCCCGACGCCCGTCAGGGGCAGGTCGGTACCGGACAGGCCAGTGCGGTCGCGTTCCTGATCCCGGACGGGGCGGTCGATTTCTGGACCGATCGACTGGCAGACGCTGGCGTCGACGCCGACGAACCCCACGAACGGTTCGGCGACACTGTGATTCCCTTCCGGGACCCGGACGGCCTCCCGCTCGAGCTCGTCGCCCGGGCCGACGCGCCCGCCGGCGATCCGCCCGAGGGACCGGTTTCGGACGAGCACGCGATCCGCGGGTTTTTCGGCGTGACGCTGTCGCTTTCGACGGCCGACCCGACCGAGGGAGTTCTAGAGACGATGGGCTACGCCGAGACCGATTCGGATGGGAGTCGCCGGCGATACGAGAGCGACGGCGAACTGGGATACGTCGTCGATATCTGCGAGGAGCCACAGGCACCACGGGGCCAGCCCGGTGCCGGGACCGTCCACCACGTGGCGTTTCGGACGACCGCCGACGACCAGCCCGAGTGGCGCACCGTCCTCCAGGGAGAGGGACTGCGCCCGACCGAGATCATCGACCGCAAGTGGTTCGAGTCCGTCTACGTCCGCGAACACGGCGGTGTCCTCTTCGAGTTCGCCACGAAGGAACCGGGGTATACCGTCGACGAAGACCTCGAGTCGCTCGGCGAGCGCCTCGTCCTTCCCGAGTGGTTGGAGAGTCGCCGCGACGAGATCGAAGCCGGGCTCCCGGACCTCTCGCTCGACTAA
- a CDS encoding VOC family protein, which translates to MTAEALSAHHVGLTVTDLEETLAFYRDVLGLSVADRFSVGGEAFADAVGIEGASADFAHLEADGVRIELVEYDPEARGSPAAGLNQPGASHVGLSVDDLESFYETLPDDVPTISEPRTSETGTTILFLRDPEGNLIEVLEA; encoded by the coding sequence ATGACAGCGGAAGCACTCAGCGCACACCACGTCGGTCTCACCGTCACCGATCTCGAGGAGACGCTCGCGTTCTACCGGGACGTGCTCGGTCTCTCGGTCGCCGATCGGTTCAGCGTCGGCGGCGAGGCCTTCGCCGACGCCGTCGGTATCGAGGGTGCAAGCGCCGACTTCGCGCACCTCGAGGCCGACGGGGTCCGCATCGAACTCGTCGAGTACGATCCCGAAGCGCGGGGCTCCCCGGCCGCGGGGCTCAACCAACCGGGAGCCTCGCACGTCGGCCTCTCGGTCGACGACCTCGAGTCGTTTTACGAGACCCTCCCCGACGACGTGCCGACGATCAGCGAACCGCGGACGAGCGAGACCGGGACGACGATCCTGTTCCTCCGGGATCCCGAGGGGAACCTGATCGAGGTACTCGAGGCGTAA
- the pyrF gene encoding orotidine-5'-phosphate decarboxylase has product MNFFDRLHDRIRTVDSVVSVGLDPDPSRIPEHLREYDLPRWAFNRRIIDATHEHAAVYKPNAAFYEDPDGWAALEETIAYAHGKDVPVLLDAKRADIGNTTRQYAQLLERADAITVNPYMGRDSLQPFLADEEAGVFVLCRTSNPGGADIQDLELETGEPVYERVAALADLWNENDNVGLVVGATQPEELEDLREQVPDLPFLVPGIGAQGGDAEAAVEYGLADGVGLVNSSRGIIFAGENSEAQSASNSRAAEPRDDDGEEFARASGQAAKRLKKRLNQYRD; this is encoded by the coding sequence ATGAACTTCTTCGACCGCTTGCACGACCGCATTCGGACGGTCGACAGCGTCGTCTCGGTCGGCCTCGATCCTGACCCGTCGCGCATCCCCGAGCACCTCCGCGAGTACGACCTGCCGCGCTGGGCGTTCAACCGGCGGATCATCGATGCGACCCACGAGCACGCCGCCGTCTACAAACCCAACGCCGCCTTCTATGAGGACCCGGACGGCTGGGCCGCCTTGGAGGAGACCATCGCCTACGCCCACGGGAAGGACGTCCCCGTCCTGCTCGACGCCAAGCGAGCCGACATCGGGAACACGACCCGCCAGTACGCGCAGTTGCTCGAGCGGGCCGACGCGATCACCGTCAACCCCTACATGGGACGGGACTCGCTGCAGCCGTTTCTGGCGGACGAGGAGGCGGGCGTCTTCGTCCTCTGTCGGACCTCGAACCCGGGCGGCGCCGACATTCAGGACCTCGAACTCGAGACGGGCGAACCCGTCTACGAGCGGGTCGCCGCGCTCGCGGACCTCTGGAACGAGAACGACAACGTCGGGCTCGTCGTCGGCGCGACTCAACCCGAGGAACTCGAGGACCTCCGCGAGCAGGTGCCCGACCTCCCCTTCCTCGTCCCCGGCATCGGCGCGCAGGGCGGCGACGCCGAGGCCGCCGTGGAGTACGGCCTCGCGGACGGCGTCGGGCTGGTCAACTCCTCGCGCGGGATCATCTTCGCCGGAGAAAATAGCGAGGCGCAAAGCGCCTCGAACAGTCGAGCGGCGGAGCCGCGAGACGACGACGGCGAGGAGTTCGCGAGGGCCAGCGGGCAGGCCGCAAAGCGGCTCAAGAAGCGGCTGAATCAGTACCGCGACTGA
- a CDS encoding GTPBP1 family GTP-binding protein: MSRDRALLERALDRGEQDGGNVEFKERLSRDVHLEGGRRESLAAQLRHRLLSGDGEATYVVGVTDDGGLAGIDPDTFSETMDVLSLLAEEADAHIEDVQTWGINDGLVGVAQVREGGVLETDDEHVVVGTAGHVDHGKSTLVGSLVTGKPDDGDGATRAFLDVQPHEVERGLSADLSYAVYGFDDEGPVRVRNPNRKADRADVVQEADRLVSFVDTVGHEPWLRTTIRGLVGQKLDYGLLVVAADDGPTRTTREHLGVLLATDLPTIVAITKTDTVDDDRIEEVEREVERLLREVDKSPLRVSRHGIDAAIEEISERVVPIVETSAITMDGLETLDELFDRLPKTSQDTGEFRMYVDRSYSVTGVGAVASGTVMSGEVEAGDELLIGPMADGRFQEVEVRSIEMHYHRVDKAQAGRIVGIALKGIKESAIERGMVLLPRDADPDPVREFEAEVMVLNHPTRIGEGYEPVVHLETIGEAAAFYPENGRLLPGDSGKTSVRFKFRPYLVEEGQKFVFREGRSKGVGTVTDVHPAD; the protein is encoded by the coding sequence ATGAGCCGTGACCGGGCTCTCCTTGAGCGAGCCCTGGACCGTGGCGAACAGGACGGTGGCAACGTCGAGTTCAAGGAACGGTTGTCACGAGACGTCCACCTCGAGGGTGGGCGGCGAGAGAGCCTGGCCGCACAACTCCGACACCGACTCCTTTCGGGCGACGGCGAGGCGACGTACGTCGTCGGCGTCACCGACGACGGCGGCCTCGCCGGCATCGATCCCGATACCTTCTCCGAGACGATGGACGTGCTGTCCCTGCTGGCCGAGGAGGCCGACGCACACATCGAGGACGTCCAGACGTGGGGTATCAACGACGGGCTCGTCGGCGTCGCACAGGTCCGGGAAGGCGGCGTCCTCGAGACGGACGACGAACACGTCGTCGTCGGGACGGCGGGCCACGTCGACCACGGCAAGAGTACGCTGGTGGGGTCGCTCGTCACGGGCAAGCCCGACGACGGGGACGGCGCGACGCGGGCGTTCCTCGATGTCCAGCCCCACGAGGTCGAGCGGGGGCTCTCCGCCGATCTGTCCTACGCCGTCTACGGCTTCGACGACGAGGGCCCGGTCCGCGTTCGCAACCCGAACCGCAAGGCCGACCGCGCGGACGTCGTCCAGGAGGCCGACCGGCTCGTCTCCTTCGTCGACACCGTCGGCCACGAGCCGTGGCTCCGGACGACGATCCGCGGCCTCGTCGGGCAGAAACTCGACTACGGCCTGCTCGTCGTCGCCGCCGACGACGGCCCGACGCGGACGACGCGAGAACACCTCGGCGTCTTACTCGCGACCGATCTCCCGACGATCGTCGCGATCACGAAGACCGACACCGTCGACGACGACCGCATCGAGGAGGTCGAACGCGAGGTCGAACGGCTCCTCCGCGAGGTCGACAAGTCGCCGCTGCGGGTCAGCCGCCACGGCATCGACGCCGCCATCGAGGAGATCAGCGAACGGGTCGTCCCCATCGTCGAAACGAGCGCGATCACGATGGACGGCCTCGAGACGCTGGACGAGTTGTTCGACCGGCTCCCGAAGACATCCCAGGACACCGGCGAGTTCCGGATGTACGTCGACCGCAGCTACTCGGTCACCGGCGTCGGCGCGGTCGCCTCGGGGACGGTCATGTCCGGCGAGGTCGAGGCCGGCGACGAACTCCTGATCGGGCCGATGGCCGACGGCCGCTTTCAGGAGGTCGAGGTCCGCTCGATCGAGATGCACTACCACCGGGTGGACAAGGCCCAAGCGGGCCGGATCGTCGGCATCGCGCTCAAGGGGATCAAGGAGAGCGCCATCGAGCGCGGGATGGTCTTACTGCCCCGCGACGCCGACCCCGACCCCGTCCGGGAGTTCGAGGCCGAGGTCATGGTGCTCAACCACCCCACCCGGATCGGCGAGGGGTACGAACCGGTCGTCCACCTCGAGACGATCGGCGAGGCCGCGGCCTTCTACCCGGAGAACGGCCGCCTCCTGCCGGGTGATAGCGGCAAGACCTCCGTCCGGTTCAAGTTCCGTCCGTACCTCGTCGAGGAGGGCCAGAAGTTCGTCTTCCGCGAGGGCCGCAGCAAGGGCGTGGGGACGGTGACGGACGTCCACCCCGCGGACTGA